In Neodiprion virginianus isolate iyNeoVirg1 chromosome 6, iyNeoVirg1.1, whole genome shotgun sequence, the genomic window ATTTCGACAATAACCTGATTAGAAAGAAATTCCTAAGGCCGTTGTTAGTACGAAACACTGTACCAACCATTCGTGAACttcctgaaaaaaaatcatcccaAAAATCACACAGTCAGATATCTGCATGCAGGTATgtaaattttgtattctttgcctcgatcaatgtattttttgtgATCATACCGTCAATGTGGAATTCCGGATCACAGATAAATATACAGAGTCGCATTAGCCAAAAACAGCCGAACGGAACACAGCCCACGAACAAACGTATAGGGTTCAAATCGAACCTTAGCTATAAAGTAAGCCTGTTTGATTCTGCTACTGGTATCAATCCAACTAGGTGCACAtagtaaatttaatttaacatCAAGTATCGACTAAGTGTACACGTCAATTGATATTGAGATATTCGATTATTATCAACTGTACGTTACGATTGGATAccgtaatattattttaatatcgaATAACGTGTGTCGAATgccataaaaatatttttcacctgcTTGAtataaaaactaattttacagtaataaaatattttattgaatttattaaaGATTGGCCGTTGAAAAGCGAGTGGCGGGTTGAGGGGGGCTGTTGTTCACGCTCCCACTTGAGAGAGGCGCCGAACGCCGTGTacgcaaaaataaattgcgaCCTCATAGCGGCGTTCCCTTTATCTAATCCTTGCGAATCCTTAAGTACGTTTTCCCGTACTTTGCGCCTactgagacgaaaaatttgttgataTCAGGGGCGTACGACTTCAAACCCCTCGTGTGATCGCGCGATACTCGGGGCGTAAAGTCGAACTTCACGCCCTTGATATGAAAATACCATATCGGGTAATGTATGTTCACGGTAGCATCTCGATATGAACCCGttagattataattatttcctcGTCTTTCCGTATAAATACGTGAAAGCTGCATTGGACTTATGACGTGAATTGGACATGGCTTTTGCCAACCGCATGGAGCCGCTGATTTCGCAGTTCTACAGCCTCAAGAGGCGACTGTTTTTCATGAGACTACGGTATATCTGTAAAATACATTACATCGAATCGTGTGTCAACTTGCAACCCCGTTAAATCAGTCTTCAGTCGCAAAATATGGAAATAGGGCCAAAAGGATGAATGGCTCATGGATCAAGGTTGCATTCAATTTTCCTGGTACTATTTTGAAAAGTCTCACCAATGTTTCTTGTCTCGcagggttgaaaaatttcacgtcgaCCGTAAgttatctatacatatacataacgTACCGTGCTATATACGTTTGTGCATCAATCACCGAACATTCGACCCTGATCAAAAGTATAGAAAAGTAAGAAGATTTCAAAACACTTCCAGATAGACATTGCAGAATAACAGAAGAGACcgtcagaaatttttaaatataattgttaAATTCATATATTTGTCATTTGTATaatcatatatacatacgattTCAACCTCATTTATAATACATTTCAAATAGACtatattacaattatatatcGAATATCTCACGAGAATAAATAAtagtcgaaaaataaaaatcacagaCGAAGTTGTAGAATGTCGCAAATATCTATTTATGTAAAAAGGTTTGGCGCGAGAGAAAGTAAATTTATACGTATTGGTCTAGTTTTGTCtacttattattttcttttttcttttgctttccTTATTTTGATAACagttttcctcttttcttttttcgtaaaCGTCGACGGATTTGCATATACTGGTTTTATTTAAAtctaaatattatatatagtcTTCCTTGAAAGTTGAGACTcggtttcgtttttatttatccatcCTCGCGCTAAATCTTTTCATTTACTTATgcattcttttctttttttatattatttcttattgttagagatTCAAATCTGACTCCTTTATTCCGTCAGTTTCTAAACTCTCCACATATCGCAGCGTAGACGAAGAGTTTAAATTACATTAAGTTTCCcgtgtaattttttccatatgTACATGTCCAGTATCAATGAAACACAGCCTGCATGTTCAAAATATCATGTTTTGATTTACTTGACCGTAttctttgttgtgtttttttttttgttctttgacTTTCAAGTGGTTTTTCACAACACGGGAACAACACTATGCATCAGCAATTGGGTCTTTGCACGATGaaagattcaaaatttttggacACGTATAAAGTAAAGAAACCTAACGTAATTAAAACATAGATTTTCTTCTTTGGTAACAACGACAATTGTGAATGTTATATGCAATTGAATGTTACAGATCTTCTAGTACATAGATCATGTATATCTTAGCACGCGTAACGTCGTATTATCGTAGTTTTCAATCTGGTTTATTTGCTTCAGTTTtgattcaattgaaaaacgaaacaatACGACCTACTTTAATTCGCTTTTCCACTTTGTGTATATagtgtattatttatttcaatatttctcatgcaaaaaccaaattgtcaattttcatcCTCATGGCaacaaagaaaattcttttccacACTACAGTTTGAAATaacataattatacatacaggtatataatgtatacaataCATTACTTTGGCAACACGCGTTTTGGTATAGCAGCGATTGTCGAAGGTGACAAAATtcgtttaatatatatttatacacacataacaatagtaataatattattatcatcaacTGTGAACACTGTTGCTCGTTTGAcgataattgtttttttttcctttttttttcaaatatttgtatacGATTTTTAACGTTAGgtaatatttttcctttctatCTTTGTGCTTGGTAAATACTTTCTTATGGTCATCAATGGTCTGCTTTCGATGCGTCGATGTCACATACAAGAGCTTCACGATTTTcaatacatgcatatataggtataaatatgTAGAGTAAACATATTTCATCGAATCAAAAATGATACTAGATTTGCAAGCATGAAACTATTACCCATAATTTATACGACGTGAAATGCACTGTAAAATCTAAACTCAAAATGATCACCATACGGTAATAattatgtgtaaaaaaataaaataaaaaaatattgtgtacaaAGATATATATCAAAAGtctcaaaaatttgtaaaatattactTATTATATTTAAAGCGGTTCGGTTAGGCCGAGcagaaaatgaggaaaaatgaataaacattGTAAAAGTAACTTGCGTTGCACGCATTGTGGACATCAGAACGATATCGGCCTACATGTAAGATTATTATAAGACACCAGTTGCCGGATCCGTAGTGCTTACGGTGTCCGTCGAATTGCCACAGTAAGCAAGCGTTGTCCCGTGGAAACAGGAGTCGGTCGAACCCGAAGTGAAGATGAGCAGCAGGAGTCCGGAAATAGCCGCGAATACCCCAGAAAGCATCAGTCCCAAAGCGGGAAGCTTCTTCGCCGAAAACAGCGAGCCCTCTTCGAGTCTGAGGTAGCAGAGCGCGGGCAGAATGTAGGCCAATGGTACTGCGGCCAGAATCCCATTAAGTTCTAGGACGACCCCGAGGCAGTCGGTTGACATTGAAATTAGGTACGTCACCGCTACGATGCTCAAAGTTATTATCAAGTACTTTCGGTCGGAGCCGGAAATGTAGGCATCGTGATTCTCCGTTTCGTCCGTACCCTTTATCGCGGTCATCAGTACCTGTTCAAACGAAATGCACGTAACGAATCAGTGTCTTTCTCTGCTGAAAGTTTACGCACGGACGAGTGGATACCGCGTGAGTATAACTCATTTTCTAAATAATATACACCGTACGAGtttttaagggggtattctagtgtagaggcatgaatttgaggtgttttttgaagtgctataaacaaaaaacaaaaaatatttttactatccatttttttatcaggcgtttattattatttcacgattacaaaaaaaaaaaaacaagtcaaaaaatacaaaattgaaagtgctatgagttgttgaagtggggggtacaaaaaaaatggcgcgccaatgttgtcacgattgcaagcattttcaaaatcagaaaaaaaaaaaaaagattattaatctacataaatgcagctatcgtactaactaaaaaaaagtcgaaaaaaaatttttttttgccaaattacggctgtccgaaaaaataatacgtttttttttacttttttggacgtttctgaattttttaaaaatagtaaaaattatcatttcgttataataatagttcgtgcgacagagacatgtattgagaagattctcaccaaatttcaagtaaatcggttcaatagaacttgagaaatcatgtcaaccgttttgaaaaatgtagttttgagaaaaacgcgtttaaagtttcgagtaaaattcgttccagccgagccagtattgaagacgtgtcactaaaatagctatatctctgaaaataattgaaattttgacttgtccttttaaggacacattcttgaaaggttaagctttgaaaatataaaaaaaaaaaaaaaatcgattttttcaaatttctacactagaatacccccttaataCAAATTCGATTCATAATTTCGTCATGCATCCGTTAACGAAAATTGTATACTGCCAGGAAAGTTTCCGATATATTTGGAAAGTATAATCCTTCGGCATTATTATAACCCCCCCCCCACCTAGTTTTGTTGATAAAACCACATTATTATACGTCGAGTGgttttgttgaaaaacatCAAGATCAGAAAGGAAATTCGGAGGTATAACCATTACGTCATCGGTCCATAATACGGTTCAATTTTTACCGTATTTCGTTACGACTATTTTAGAAATCAGGCGATACTGTATATATAGTTCAAAAGACGAATACTTGTTTTCTGCAATCTACTAcagaattaattttcttgttGGAAAATGTTCAGGGGTGTCCCATGAATGTAAATTCAAGTTGGTGGGACGCGTGGAGGGGGACGGGGTTAAGCTTTAGCCGCCATCTCGGAAAAGACGTTTTATCAAATATCTCGTGTAAACAGTTAAAATAGTTTTCACAGATAATAAAATTCTCTAAAACttttatttgaaacttttttctgtaTAGTCCATAGGTTTTCATACATAGTGCGGCAAACTTTTCGCAAAATGGTTATTGCCAAAAATATAGTTAACGGTTaatgaaactataaaaatgACCATAACGAAATTTGTAGTACACAAAATttccatgaaatttttcatgaaaatgaaaaaatctggCACCCTATGTATAAAAACCTATGCGCTATtatggagaaaaaaagtttccaataAAAGTCGTAGAGAATTTTCTTGACGATGACGCGGAATTCACGAGGTATTTGgtaaaatgtgtttttttccAAGATGGCGACCGAAgctcaccccccccccccccccccccccccccccgccgcaGCACCAACTTAAATTCATATTCAGGGAAGACCCCCaacattttccaataaaaaattaaattccgtAGAAATTTGCATTATACGAAGCTACTTTTTTCCTCTAACTCTTGGCCGAGTACTTAAGTAAATTACCACGATTGTAGGTTTCGGAGTACTCTTTAAACAGAGCAATAGGATGGAATTTGTTTTCACCAATGAACAATATTGTAGAATGGCGCTTGTTATACGTATTAATTAGAATCTGCAGGCAGCTATCTTTTTCACCACTTTACCGACCGTGCATACtagttttaatttcaaattaggATTGGCTTCTCTAGCAACTGCCATTCTATCATGTATAAGTTATTGAATGCCGGAAGGAAATAGTTATTTTCGTATCAAGGGTATAAACTGTTACGCACGTGATGCAGACAACATTTTTCATCCGACGTAGACATTGTAAAATCCCGTTTTCCGCCTACCATgaggaaaatatattttattcctcGGCTTACGCTTGAATACGAGTACAGTATCCTCAAGTGTATAGAAACTGTTGCTGGTTTTCAATTCACCACAAAAATTACTTcggtaaattgaattttgatagTAATAGCAATGGTCTAATGTTTTTATAGTTGAAATAAATGCATATTTATCGTAGTAATAGTATAGTAACCTCGGTCCAACTACCTGAACCAATGGTAACGAACCAAAATACTTTTAATTTAGATAACACATTATTATCTGCGAGTTCTATGCGCATATCGTACATTACATCTCCGTGCGTACCTCTCTAGTAACGAAACACTCGATAGGATAGGTGAGCAGTATCGTCCCACTGAACATGACCCTTGAGAGATTCATAAGATCGTCGTCCCAGCAGTAGTTCTCCATCAGATCGCCTTGGACATCGGCGGTGAAAGTGGCGTAACCAGCAATACCGAATGCAGCTGCGACGATGAACGATGTAAGAAGGGACCAGTGAGTGACGACGTCCCACTTTTGCTGTGTCACTCTTTCTATTGACCCGTAAATGAGGAAAGTGTTATGATGGCACATGAATGCAAAAGCCATTATGCCCACCGCTGGAATGATTCCTGGAAGGTTGGCGAATCTCCAGCCGTCTTCGTGACTTGGCCTAAGGGGTTTGATAAATACAATGTGTGTATCGTAATGCATGTATAGACTGTACAATATGCATAATTGTTAGATATAGGGGAGACTGGTGTCAGTTGTAACAGGGCGTTAATTGTTACAGTAAAGACTCCGCCATCTTGCTGATTATATCTGAACTGTATGGACTAATTTACAGAAGTTATCACCAACGTTTCGCAGAAGTTATGCAAATCCTTTTTGTCCTGTGCTCAATTGTCTATTTTTTGCATTCGAAAGTAAATATTCCCCTTTCAATACGTTTTCGTCAGGTGTGTAAACCATGAGTGTTGTTCATAATTGATATCAACTACCTCGAACTAAGATGCTTTGACTATAAGTGATGCAGGTTAGGTTATGATTCGGAGCAcaggatttttatttgtgtATACAAAATTGCCGTTGGTGTTAATAGTAACACAGTTCAAATCCTACTTATTTTTCCATCTTCATTTCTTACTCAATTCCCTATCCAATTACAAAACCACCAAGAAGAAAAGGATAACGAAAAAACCGAGTAAATTCATCGACCGAAAGTCTTCGGACCAAGTTACATTTTGTTTAATCTGCTTGCAGCCGTATACTCAAAGCAACGAAGAATGGCTCCAATCTGAGTGTAAGAAATGTGCACATATCGGTTGCACTAACGGTAGTGCGTTATTATTGTATGTTTGTCCAACTGATACTTTTATTTGTTGTTGAATTGttgtcatttattttataacaaaGATAGGGGAGACCGGGGCACGGCGGGGCTCTTTAAAAAACTTCCAAACAAAacttaatttttctcattttatagAGGGCCGTCGTGCCTcggaaattatttattttattttctctccgAGCTATggcaaaataataatgaatttgCTCGAGGTAGATTAAAATATGGTGCAACTGACCGGTATCAGTTGCACTATATAGGTGCAAACTCTTCGATGAATGGCTTTCAGTATTATATGTAAAATTATGTCAAGTTCTCAGCAAAAAATCCacgtgggaaaaaatttccacctaTTCTCTGAAGTTTTGAGATCCAAGCAGATATTCAAGACTAACTAATTTTAAATTGCGTTTATAGTATTGACCGTTCATGTTGTACGTTTCGTGTTGTTACGAATAAATTGGGCGTGGATATTGATTTGTTAGCCCACACAGCACAATATGTTTCAGAAATGTTTCAGAAATGTCTTATCAGAAACATGTTATATTCCATTGcaacatttcagaaatatgtcagaaatatgTCCATGTCCGCATATATAACTAACGTTTTATAGCTGACATATGTCAGAAATATGTCAGGAACATTTCGGtaatatgtcagaaatatttccgcgatatatttcagaaatgttTCAGAAATGTCTTATTAGAAACATTTTATATTCCATTGcaacatttcagaaatatgtcagaaatatgTCCATGTCCGCATATATAACTAACGTTTTATAGCTGACATATGTcaaaaatatgtcagaaaCATTTCGGTCatatgtcagaaatatttccgcgatatatttcagaaatttttcagcgaTATATCTGAAAATGGTGACTGATATATTGCTGAAACATTTCCGAAAGAtatagtgaaaatatttctgatatATTCCACAAtacatttcaaaaatctttcaggTAATAAAGAAAGTCCTGAATCTGAgtaaaatgattaattatatAGGTATCTtacaaagtttttattttcaaatacattatAAAATCGTACAGACTCATGTCCATATTAAGTCGTGAATCGAAGGCTTCTTTTGAAATATACAGGAAAGTAAGTATGGTCTTTTTCTCAATATAAACTtatcgttatattattatgattatattattttggGAACAATAATGCATATGAAAATATAGGTTTCAATAATTAAGCTGATATAGGGCAGTTTTTTGCtttacacaatatttacaaagaaaTGTTACGTAACACACGTAGTAAATGTTACTACACATACTATACTAGTGCGTAGTACGAAATGTAAAGTCGTGAACCAAAGGCTTCTTTCGAAATATACGTGAAAGTAAGTATAGTCTTTTTCTCAATATaaacttattattatattattatgtttatattattttggaAACAATAATGCATATGAAAATATAGGCTATAATAATTAAGCTGATATAGGACAGTCTTTTGCTCTGCACAATATTTACGAAGAAATGTTACGTAATACACGTAGTAAATGTTACTACGTATAGTTACTACTATACTAGTAAATATGGTGTATAGCAAAAGATTGCCCTGTATCAGCTTAATTATCATAACCTATATTTTCATATGCattattgatttaaaaataatttgattattataatattataataataagtttAAGTCGAGAAAAAACTATACTTATTTTcatgtatattttaaaaaaagcgTTTGGATCACGACTTTACATTTCGTACTATATGTGCTTAACGTGCTTCATTCTAATAATACTTAATTTAGTTTGTTGTTCAACGAGTTGACGTTTATGTCTATCTGAATAGCAGTCGTTACTTTTCCTTTTACGTGtcattttctgaaatcaaatatcataaataatacaagtataataaagtataatattcaatgttGCAAACATAAAACTTTGAATAACAAAAGGTCAGtcaataatttctcatttgatgtgcaggaaaataaaagtttattcTGAAAACAGTCTGAGAACTAAAGTTTGTCAGGGTCTACTATACAGTTGACTGCAAAGTTAAGTTGTTTAACATAAAATATACACTGAAAATATGGACGTCATGCCACTATTGATATTAGATTAGTGTGATTGCCAATCGAATGGTAGCTGGTTACCCAATCATTTGATCAAACATAAACTAAATGATTGGTTAATAATAGTCTTACCTAAAACGTATGTTGTATATTTCGAATACACAGTTGACTGTCAGCTGCTCAACCTTTTCCTGCAATTATTACAGATGTTTCAAGATTTAGTTGTAAATACATGAGTGTGATTCAAAGTAAATAACCTGTAATTACTGATCGGCGGTCTCCACCTAGTCTGATACCTTTCTAACTAAAGCTAGATTACACGAGGCTCAAAGTGGTATACGCCAGATTGAAATAACGTATAAGCAGAATGTTTTGTGAGAGTATATTCTgctattttataatcaacaaTGATAGGAATGTGCATAAAACTGAAGCTGACATAGGACGTATATACAGAGCTCTGTACATGCCTTATACAGCTTTTTATGAATTAGCCTTGTTCTATTTGAGCCAGCGAGATACACTAAGTGTTTCATTAGGGCCCGTCTATATGTAtagcgtgaaaaataattataatgcataataatatcctataataattatagttaAAATGTTAAACACGTACAGTTTTGAATATACAGGCCTCAATCAGTAATTAACTAGTGAAAAGTAAACCGAAGTTTGATAACGTTCGGCGTATCTTCAAGTTTCAATTGATCAACAATTtagtataaattaaaattagccTTTATTAATAAATCGCGACACTATACGAATATCGGAATATGCATAATTTAATACTGCATAAGGCAATTATGCCGTATCGTGTGATTTTCCATCAAGGGGGAAAATCATTATGCAATTTGAAGGATAATTATCAGGACGAATTTTTCTTTGGTGAATCATTCTGATTTGGATAAACGAAGATCTGTTAAccaaaaaatatgagaaaaaaaccagaaatttCCACACACAATTTCCACTATTTCTgactttttctaaatatttggTCAAACACTCTTAGTTCATCAAGATCACAATGATTTTCCAAAGGAAAAGTTATTCTGACAAAAAGTTATCCTTCAAATACGTagcatgattttttcaattctgtggAAAAGCAAACGAGTACTCACTCGTGAGAGGTCAACTGCGGTTAGGAAATAACCTTGTTGAGTAAACTATAAAAAGATTTAATATTATAGATGTTTCATAGTTGGGAAGTCAACgatcgtaattattttatttaattcacagattgccaaaaaattataagcagTATAGTACTTTCTGTTCACACATAAGCCGGTATTTCAATTGCATACCATTCAACACGTGGTGGCCAAGGATAGCCGATTTAGCAAGCAAACTGCAGAACCGCGTACATAGCAAATATGCACGTAAATATGTAATTATGCCAAGTAGCTAAGGATATTTTTTGGTCTAATTCTCTACacatttattggaaattaaacATTTACTTACCAAATATCCGCTTTTCTTGCCACGTGGGtttctgtaattttctcaagagaTCCGTGGTATCTAACGACCTGTAAAACGCGGTGcgaaaaaacaagaaagcTCGAGAATGAAGGATGGAAGGGTGCACGACGCTGCGCGACGGTGATGCGCGAAAAATTGGCGCGCGACGCTCGAGCACTCGCGCTCGAGTATGCGACGTGATGCCATGTTTTTAGGGTTTTTCAGCGCTTCCTCGCGGATAAATCGCGAATAAATAAGGCGcgttaatttgaattaatataAGTACGACGGTAATTTTCATAAACGTATACGTAGAATAAGaatgtgaataaatattataatattacaattagTGTAAACCGGTCACCCAGGAATCAAAAAGGAATGTTAATTGTTGATGAATTGTTTAGTTAAAATATAATCACTGCTTGTTTATTCTTATATAGTTCAGACGTAAATAACGAATAGTTATATGTATCCGTTTAAGGCGTTCGAAACCACCACCTCCAATACTTGAATATTCTAAACATTGGAATTTGGAAGTATCTGGTCAATGTTATACTAGTTTTAAAGTAAACACGCATTCGGTGTGGACCACACTTTCGGACCCGTTGTCACGAGTCCCTTTGGCATCTCCCATATTTCCTATATCTcccaaaataattattttttcgacctGGGACCAACGGCATTCTATTCTTAAATGTATTCTAGATTTTTCTAGatggttttcaaaaaatcgattttttgaagccgTCACAGTGGTGTTGTCCCTTAAGAGATATTGTTCGAGAAAATTGGTAGATTCAACAAGACAAATGAGAATTATGACGCCCAATTCGTATTCCGTCAAAAAATCTTCACTTCGGTCTTCTTGACTCGACGTAGCTCAGTATGCATAATCATTAAAGATCCACAACTTTATGAAaggtataaatattgaaaaactttatgCACGTGTCCattatggaaaatttgaaaaatgacaaattttatgaaaaatacttatgtatacacacataaaCGGAAATATTACTGAAACGTTTCGAAAGTTCGGGTGATGTTACATTGcgcttgaaatatttctgaaatatatttataatatcaaaaatgttatattgcatttgaaatatttctgaaatatatttgtaatatcgaaaatgttatattgcatttaaaatatttctgaaacgtttcAAAGGTACCAGtgatgttatattgcattcgaaatatttctgaaatatatttataatatcgaaaatgttatattacatttgaaatatttctgaaacgtttcAAAGGTACCAGtgatgttatattgcattcgaaatatttctgaaatatatttataatatcgaaaatgttatattacatttgaaatatttctgaaatatatttataatatcgaaaatgttatattgcatttgaaatatttctgaaacgtttcgaaTGTACCAGtgatgttatattgcatttgaaatatttctgaaagcTTTCCGAAATATTGGGAATGTTATATTGCAATTGACATATTTCAGaaacatttcagaaatattccTGAAATGATGTAATGAATCTGAAATGTTGTAACATttcggaaatatttctgacatatttcgTGCCGTGTGGGAGGTCAAATGTCGAAATATTTCGAGTGAAATATTATCTCTTtgacgataagaaaaaatccaaaatgcTTAGCAAcaacagaaaacaaaaatttatcaaagtttCAGAAATCTTAGGTACAGTC contains:
- the LOC124306882 gene encoding putative sodium-coupled neutral amino acid transporter 11 isoform X2; the encoded protein is MKNTYITWVLMGGSLGSDDTYDDMKQLVRTDEEDAEKFTSLPLASFNFINSIIGSGVIGIPYALHQAGFGMGLGLLVLVAVLTDYSLILMVRSGHICGEMSYQGLMRASFGRPGFYILTALQFMYPFIAMVSYNVVVGDTVTKVLIRVTGIDETNIFAKRQVVILLATLCITIPLCLYRNIARLAKISFLSLVCVGFILITIFVRMGTLASVVPSHEDGWRFANLPGIIPAVGIMAFAFMCHHNTFLIYGSIERVTQQKWDVVTHWSLLTSFIVAAAFGIAGYATFTADVQGDLMENYCWDDDLMNLSRVMFSGTILLTYPIECFVTREVLMTAIKGTDETENHDAYISGSDRKYLIITLSIVAVTYLISMSTDCLGVVLELNGILAAVPLAYILPALCYLRLEEGSLFSAKKLPALGLMLSGVFAAISGLLLLIFTSGSTDSCFHGTTLAYCGNSTDTVSTTDPATGVL
- the LOC124306882 gene encoding putative sodium-coupled neutral amino acid transporter 11 isoform X3, with product MALVSPDRVNEKSYILDARKNFEDTDEEDAEKFTSLPLASFNFINSIIGSGVIGIPYALHQAGFGMGLGLLVLVAVLTDYSLILMVRSGHICGEMSYQGLMRASFGRPGFYILTALQFMYPFIAMVSYNVVVGDTVTKVLIRVTGIDETNIFAKRQVVILLATLCITIPLCLYRNIARLAKISFLSLVCVGFILITIFVRMGTLASVVPSHEDGWRFANLPGIIPAVGIMAFAFMCHHNTFLIYGSIERVTQQKWDVVTHWSLLTSFIVAAAFGIAGYATFTADVQGDLMENYCWDDDLMNLSRVMFSGTILLTYPIECFVTREVLMTAIKGTDETENHDAYISGSDRKYLIITLSIVAVTYLISMSTDCLGVVLELNGILAAVPLAYILPALCYLRLEEGSLFSAKKLPALGLMLSGVFAAISGLLLLIFTSGSTDSCFHGTTLAYCGNSTDTVSTTDPATGVL
- the LOC124306882 gene encoding putative sodium-coupled neutral amino acid transporter 11 isoform X1 yields the protein MALVSPDRVNEKSYILDARKNFEDGGSLGSDDTYDDMKQLVRTDEEDAEKFTSLPLASFNFINSIIGSGVIGIPYALHQAGFGMGLGLLVLVAVLTDYSLILMVRSGHICGEMSYQGLMRASFGRPGFYILTALQFMYPFIAMVSYNVVVGDTVTKVLIRVTGIDETNIFAKRQVVILLATLCITIPLCLYRNIARLAKISFLSLVCVGFILITIFVRMGTLASVVPSHEDGWRFANLPGIIPAVGIMAFAFMCHHNTFLIYGSIERVTQQKWDVVTHWSLLTSFIVAAAFGIAGYATFTADVQGDLMENYCWDDDLMNLSRVMFSGTILLTYPIECFVTREVLMTAIKGTDETENHDAYISGSDRKYLIITLSIVAVTYLISMSTDCLGVVLELNGILAAVPLAYILPALCYLRLEEGSLFSAKKLPALGLMLSGVFAAISGLLLLIFTSGSTDSCFHGTTLAYCGNSTDTVSTTDPATGVL
- the LOC124306882 gene encoding putative sodium-coupled neutral amino acid transporter 11 isoform X4, with the translated sequence MGLGLLVLVAVLTDYSLILMVRSGHICGEMSYQGLMRASFGRPGFYILTALQFMYPFIAMVSYNVVVGDTVTKVLIRVTGIDETNIFAKRQVVILLATLCITIPLCLYRNIARLAKISFLSLVCVGFILITIFVRMGTLASVVPSHEDGWRFANLPGIIPAVGIMAFAFMCHHNTFLIYGSIERVTQQKWDVVTHWSLLTSFIVAAAFGIAGYATFTADVQGDLMENYCWDDDLMNLSRVMFSGTILLTYPIECFVTREVLMTAIKGTDETENHDAYISGSDRKYLIITLSIVAVTYLISMSTDCLGVVLELNGILAAVPLAYILPALCYLRLEEGSLFSAKKLPALGLMLSGVFAAISGLLLLIFTSGSTDSCFHGTTLAYCGNSTDTVSTTDPATGVL